A single window of Streptomyces griseoviridis DNA harbors:
- a CDS encoding PDR/VanB family oxidoreductase — MPRLRTVLAVAGATGVAGAVVRRALRRRVQGSPLWPLPALEEPVSGRPRSRALRLSVTTRETVADGVVLLRLEGRELPRWEPGAHLDVVLPSGQVRQYSLCGDPADTGAYTVAVRLVTDGRGGSRELHEQVLEGAELEVRGPRNRFPLVAADGYVFVAGGIGVTPILPMLRSLPDGTPWRLLYGGRSRASMPFLDEVERLGASGAGQVTVVAEDEAGLPDLDGLLADLPEGTAVYCCGPEGLMAAVGERAPGVRLERFGPASGTGGDGAFEVELRRSGRTLTVAAGQSVLAAVRAELPDTVYSCAQGFCGTCQQRVLEGEVDHRDELLTDGERDDSMLICVSRARGDRIVLDM, encoded by the coding sequence ATGCCAAGGCTGCGGACGGTCCTGGCCGTCGCGGGCGCCACCGGCGTCGCGGGCGCCGTCGTACGGCGGGCGCTGCGGCGCCGCGTCCAGGGCTCGCCGCTGTGGCCGCTGCCCGCGCTGGAGGAGCCGGTCTCGGGCCGGCCGCGCTCGCGGGCGCTGCGGCTGTCGGTCACTACGCGCGAGACGGTCGCCGACGGCGTCGTCCTGCTGCGGCTCGAAGGGCGGGAGCTGCCGCGCTGGGAGCCCGGCGCGCATCTGGACGTCGTGCTGCCGTCCGGGCAGGTGCGGCAGTACTCGCTCTGCGGTGACCCGGCGGACACCGGCGCGTACACGGTCGCCGTCCGGCTGGTCACCGACGGCCGGGGCGGCTCCCGCGAGCTGCACGAACAGGTGCTTGAGGGCGCCGAGTTGGAGGTGCGGGGGCCACGGAACCGGTTCCCGCTGGTGGCGGCGGACGGCTATGTGTTCGTGGCCGGCGGCATCGGCGTCACCCCGATCCTGCCGATGCTGCGGTCGCTGCCGGACGGCACCCCGTGGCGGCTGCTGTACGGCGGGCGCAGCCGGGCGTCGATGCCGTTCCTCGACGAGGTCGAGCGGCTCGGCGCGAGCGGGGCCGGGCAGGTCACGGTGGTCGCCGAGGACGAGGCCGGACTGCCCGACCTGGACGGCCTGTTGGCGGACCTTCCGGAGGGGACGGCCGTCTACTGCTGCGGGCCCGAGGGGCTGATGGCGGCGGTCGGTGAGCGGGCGCCCGGGGTCCGCCTCGAACGGTTCGGACCTGCCTCGGGCACCGGCGGCGACGGCGCCTTCGAGGTCGAACTACGGCGCAGCGGGCGGACGTTGACGGTCGCGGCCGGTCAGAGTGTGCTCGCCGCGGTGCGCGCGGAGCTGCCCGACACCGTCTACTCGTGCGCGCAGGGGTTCTGCGGAACCTGCCAGCAACGCGTCCTGGAGGGCGAGGTGGACCACCGCGACGAGCTGCTCACGGACGGGGAGCGCGACGACTCGATGTTGATTTGCGTCTCTCGGGCGCGGGGTGATCGAATCGTGCTGGACATGTGA